In the genome of Hymenobacter cellulosivorans, one region contains:
- a CDS encoding M43 family zinc metalloprotease, translating into MKKNVYAIALAFLGLGSFSAQAQDQRMAKTDPALITPGRTCATMEVLEAQMAADPSLAQRMAKVEQQTAEVLSSPATANRIGAVVTIPVVVHVLYNTTAQNVSDAMITAQLDVLNKDFSKTNTDAGLVPTMFAGLAANTNVQFVLAKRTPTGAATTGIVRKQTKVSSWSTNDAVKSSKRGGDDAWDATKYLNLWVCNLGQGLLGYAQFPGGSPATDGVVVLYSSLPGGTAKPYDKGRTATHEVGHWLNLRHIWGDASCGNDLVSDTPTQQTANYGCPAFPHVTCNNQGDMSMNYMDYTDDACMYMFSTGQASRMNALFASGGARAGLVTSQGGVAPRMTATAAEVAMYPNPASNVLNLSLPATKAGKGWTVTVYDLRGHEMKQATYNGQGQVQVAQLPKGLYQMTVSDGQQTLRQRFEKQ; encoded by the coding sequence ATGAAGAAAAACGTTTACGCAATTGCCTTGGCTTTTTTAGGCCTCGGTTCCTTCTCGGCCCAGGCACAAGACCAACGGATGGCCAAGACCGATCCTGCACTAATCACACCTGGCCGCACCTGCGCCACGATGGAAGTATTGGAGGCTCAAATGGCCGCCGACCCCTCGTTGGCTCAGCGCATGGCCAAGGTGGAGCAGCAGACGGCCGAGGTGCTCTCCAGCCCGGCTACCGCCAACCGTATCGGGGCCGTCGTGACGATTCCGGTGGTCGTGCACGTGCTCTACAACACTACCGCTCAGAACGTCTCCGACGCCATGATTACGGCCCAGCTTGATGTACTGAACAAGGACTTCAGCAAGACCAACACCGACGCGGGCCTAGTGCCGACGATGTTTGCGGGCTTGGCTGCCAACACCAACGTGCAGTTTGTGCTGGCTAAGCGCACCCCCACGGGTGCTGCCACTACCGGCATTGTGCGCAAGCAAACCAAAGTAAGCTCCTGGAGCACCAACGACGCCGTAAAAAGCTCGAAGCGCGGCGGCGACGATGCCTGGGATGCTACCAAATACCTCAACCTGTGGGTGTGCAACCTGGGCCAGGGCCTGCTCGGTTACGCCCAGTTCCCCGGCGGCTCGCCGGCCACCGACGGCGTAGTAGTGCTGTATTCCTCACTGCCCGGGGGCACGGCCAAGCCTTATGACAAAGGCCGCACCGCCACCCACGAAGTAGGCCACTGGCTAAACCTGCGCCACATCTGGGGCGATGCCAGCTGCGGCAACGACCTGGTGTCGGATACGCCTACCCAGCAGACGGCCAACTACGGCTGCCCGGCTTTCCCCCACGTAACCTGCAACAACCAGGGCGATATGTCGATGAACTATATGGACTACACCGACGACGCCTGCATGTACATGTTCTCCACGGGCCAGGCTTCGCGCATGAACGCCCTGTTTGCCTCGGGCGGCGCCCGCGCCGGTCTGGTTACCTCGCAGGGTGGCGTTGCTCCCCGCATGACGGCCACGGCTGCTGAAGTAGCCATGTACCCCAACCCCGCCAGCAACGTGCTCAACCTGTCATTGCCCGCTACCAAGGCTGGCAAAGGCTGGACGGTAACGGTATACGACCTGCGCGGCCACGAAATGAAGCAGGCCACTTACAACGGTCAGGGCCAGGTGCAGGTAGCCCAGCTGCCTAAGGGCCTGTACCAGATGACCGTGTCGGACGGGCAGCAGACGCTGCGTCAGCGCTTTGAAAAGCAATAA
- a CDS encoding GEVED domain-containing protein, which yields MKKTFYAVALACLGLGLTSEAQAQDKQRITKRQCATVDVLNAQLAADPAMAQRLAAIESQTRQFESDPVAQRSTATVTIPVVVHVLYNTTAQNITDAQIQSQIDVLNQDFSKTNPDYTKTPSAFAGLVANANIQFVLAKQTPTGAATTGIERKQTTKTSWGTDDQMKKASTGGLDAWNSAKYLNLWVCNLSGGVLGYAQFPGGPAATDGVVILTTAFGKGGSAQAPFNLGRTGTHEVGHWLNLNHIWGDDGTSCSGTDNVADTPNQADENYGTPAYPQASCSNTSDMFMNYMDYVDDAAMYMFSTGQSSRMNALFASGGARVGLLTSVGGTAPGGGGTTPTPVTYCSSKGTNVSYEFIDYVSLGSIARTSGADAGYYNGTATSTSLAAGSSQTISYSAGFTGSAYAEYFKVYIDYNQNGVFTDAGELVVNAAASSVATIRSSTFTVPATAKTGPTRARIVMSDNSATSSCGSYSYGETEDYTVNITGGAARATSVARLGGMATEYSVYPNPATDVLNVVIPADREAATVSVKVYDVRGAEMKQAQFENGQLNVSQLAKGVYMLTIADGQQVSHQRFVKQ from the coding sequence ATGAAAAAAACCTTTTACGCAGTTGCCCTGGCCTGTCTGGGCCTGGGCTTGACTTCGGAGGCGCAGGCCCAAGACAAGCAGCGCATCACCAAGCGCCAGTGCGCCACCGTCGACGTACTGAACGCACAGCTGGCCGCCGACCCGGCTATGGCCCAGCGACTGGCCGCTATTGAGAGCCAAACCCGGCAGTTTGAATCTGACCCAGTGGCCCAGCGTAGTACCGCCACAGTTACCATCCCGGTAGTGGTGCACGTGCTGTATAACACCACCGCCCAGAACATTACGGACGCCCAGATTCAGTCGCAGATTGACGTCTTGAATCAGGACTTCAGCAAAACTAACCCCGACTATACCAAAACGCCGTCGGCTTTTGCCGGACTGGTAGCCAATGCCAACATTCAGTTTGTGCTGGCCAAGCAGACGCCAACCGGCGCGGCCACGACGGGTATTGAGCGGAAGCAAACCACGAAAACCTCGTGGGGCACCGATGACCAGATGAAGAAAGCCAGCACCGGCGGCCTCGACGCCTGGAACTCGGCCAAGTACCTGAACCTGTGGGTGTGCAACCTGTCGGGTGGCGTACTGGGCTACGCGCAGTTTCCCGGCGGCCCGGCCGCTACCGACGGCGTGGTTATCCTGACCACGGCTTTCGGCAAAGGCGGCTCGGCCCAGGCGCCCTTCAACCTGGGCCGCACCGGCACCCACGAAGTAGGCCACTGGCTGAACCTGAACCACATCTGGGGTGACGACGGAACGTCGTGCTCCGGCACCGACAACGTAGCCGACACGCCCAACCAAGCCGACGAAAACTACGGCACGCCCGCTTACCCCCAGGCTTCGTGCTCGAACACCAGTGACATGTTCATGAACTACATGGACTATGTGGATGACGCGGCCATGTACATGTTCTCCACGGGTCAGTCGTCGCGCATGAACGCGCTGTTTGCCTCGGGTGGCGCCCGAGTAGGGCTACTGACGTCGGTGGGCGGCACGGCTCCCGGTGGTGGTGGCACCACGCCTACGCCCGTTACGTACTGCTCGTCGAAAGGCACCAACGTTTCGTACGAGTTCATCGACTACGTGAGCCTGGGCTCTATTGCCCGCACCTCGGGTGCTGATGCCGGTTACTACAACGGCACGGCCACCAGCACGTCGCTGGCCGCTGGTTCTTCACAAACTATCAGCTACAGCGCCGGTTTCACGGGCTCGGCTTACGCGGAGTACTTCAAGGTGTACATCGACTACAACCAGAACGGCGTCTTCACTGACGCGGGTGAACTGGTGGTAAACGCGGCTGCCAGCAGCGTGGCTACCATCCGCTCGTCGACCTTCACGGTGCCGGCTACAGCCAAGACCGGACCTACCCGGGCCCGCATCGTGATGAGCGACAACTCGGCTACCAGCAGCTGCGGCTCCTATAGCTACGGCGAAACCGAAGACTACACGGTAAACATCACCGGTGGTGCCGCCCGCGCTACTTCGGTAGCCCGCCTGGGTGGTATGGCTACGGAGTACTCGGTATACCCGAACCCCGCTACCGACGTGCTGAACGTAGTGATTCCCGCAGACCGCGAGGCAGCGACCGTATCGGTGAAAGTGTACGACGTACGCGGTGCCGAAATGAAGCAGGCTCAGTTCGAAAACGGCCAACTGAACGTGTCGCAACTAGCCAAGGGCGTGTACATGCTCACCATTGCCGATGGGCAGCAGGTGTCGCACCAGCGCTTCGTGAAGCAATAA
- a CDS encoding SixA phosphatase family protein, translating into MKTLYLMRHAKSSWNFDDLTDQERPLNDRGRADAPRMGRALAKRNIRLDLLVSSPAVRALSTAALLAKELEYPHNQIQVNDRIYRAEVPDLVDIVRQLPDAADAVLLVGHNPTITDFANVISPSPLNELPTAAIVCIKFDCGSWAEIDRSNADFYFFDYPRNQPE; encoded by the coding sequence ATGAAGACCCTGTACCTGATGCGTCATGCCAAATCGAGCTGGAATTTCGACGATTTGACTGACCAGGAACGCCCCCTCAACGACCGGGGCCGTGCCGACGCGCCCCGCATGGGCCGGGCCCTGGCCAAGCGCAACATTCGCCTCGATTTGCTGGTTAGCTCGCCAGCGGTGCGGGCCCTGAGCACGGCCGCGCTGCTGGCCAAGGAACTGGAATACCCGCACAATCAGATTCAGGTAAACGACCGGATCTATCGGGCTGAGGTGCCCGACCTGGTGGACATCGTGCGGCAGTTGCCCGACGCGGCCGACGCGGTGCTACTAGTGGGCCACAACCCGACTATCACCGACTTTGCTAACGTTATTTCCCCGAGCCCGCTGAATGAGCTGCCCACGGCTGCCATTGTGTGCATCAAGTTCGACTGCGGCAGCTGGGCCGAAATAGACCGTAGCAACGCTGATTTCTACTTTTTCGACTACCCCCGCAACCAGCCGGAGTAG
- the ppk1 gene encoding polyphosphate kinase 1 has product MESSKKSAPVLLNRELSWLAFNRRVLQEAQNPEVPLLERLKFLAIFSSNLDEYFKVRVATLRRLVKLKKKTRAKLGEDPGEQLKNLLAEVGRQQQEFGDTFRNELLPELGRQHIHLVSEHDLSDQQREWVHQYFRDKVQDLLSPVILDDNLHHLFLKDQTVYLTFLLTEPVKEKKRQEDERVLAIELPTKRHGGRFVELPAQGEERYVMFLDDVIRCCAAELFPKYQKVEVHAIKISRDAELDIQEEVSGNLMAKIKSSLQKRETGYPARLLYDPGMPKAVLRAVMQKTGIGKDELVEGSRYHNFRDFFGFPDLGLEQLKYQEQPPLPHPTLPRTAGKMLSAIGERDHLLHLPYQSFDYVTRFILEAGADPQVTSINITLYRVSAKSEVAKALLKAVKNGKQVTVVVELKARFDEESNMYWAEKLQKAGANVIFGIPDLKVHSKLLLVTRTEEDQNRLYAYFSTGNFNEVTSRIYADHGLFTADPRLTREAAEVFRYFHDRQSKSGFEHLLVAPFELREKLNALIDKEIKLAKAGKDAYIILKLNALQDDRMIKKLYEASEAGVRIELLIRGISCLVPQLEGQSTNIQQRGMVDRYLEHARVYVFGNNGQEKVYVASSDWMARNLDRRVEVAFPIYNEELRAEVRHLLDLQRQDNVKSRDFHNNFLGQDDPKAPQVRAQFETYEYLRKLSKRRKAPAKS; this is encoded by the coding sequence ATGGAATCATCAAAAAAAAGCGCGCCGGTTCTGCTGAACCGCGAATTGAGCTGGCTTGCCTTTAACCGCCGCGTGTTGCAGGAAGCCCAGAATCCGGAGGTTCCGTTGCTGGAGCGGTTGAAGTTTCTGGCTATTTTCTCCTCCAATCTCGACGAGTACTTTAAGGTGCGCGTGGCCACGCTGCGCCGCCTGGTAAAGCTCAAGAAGAAAACCCGCGCCAAACTGGGCGAAGACCCTGGCGAGCAGCTCAAGAACCTGCTGGCCGAAGTAGGCCGGCAGCAGCAGGAGTTCGGCGACACGTTTCGCAACGAGCTGCTACCTGAACTGGGCCGGCAGCACATTCACTTGGTGTCGGAGCACGACCTGAGCGACCAGCAGCGTGAATGGGTGCACCAGTATTTCCGGGACAAAGTGCAGGATTTACTCTCCCCGGTTATTCTGGACGACAACCTGCACCACCTGTTCCTGAAAGACCAGACCGTGTACCTGACCTTCCTGCTAACCGAGCCGGTGAAAGAGAAAAAGCGGCAGGAAGACGAGCGGGTATTGGCAATAGAGCTGCCCACCAAGCGCCACGGCGGCCGCTTCGTGGAGCTGCCTGCCCAGGGTGAGGAGCGCTACGTCATGTTCCTGGATGACGTCATCCGGTGCTGCGCAGCCGAGCTGTTTCCCAAGTACCAGAAAGTGGAGGTGCACGCCATCAAGATTTCGCGCGACGCCGAACTGGATATTCAGGAGGAAGTGTCGGGCAACCTGATGGCCAAAATCAAGAGCAGCCTGCAAAAGCGCGAAACCGGCTACCCGGCCCGCCTGCTCTACGACCCCGGCATGCCCAAGGCCGTGCTGCGGGCCGTGATGCAGAAAACCGGCATCGGCAAGGACGAGCTGGTGGAAGGCAGCCGCTACCACAACTTCCGCGACTTTTTCGGCTTCCCCGACCTGGGCCTAGAGCAACTCAAGTACCAGGAGCAGCCGCCCCTACCCCATCCCACCCTGCCGCGCACGGCGGGCAAAATGCTGAGTGCCATTGGCGAGCGGGACCACCTGCTGCACCTGCCCTACCAGTCGTTCGACTACGTGACGCGCTTCATCCTGGAGGCCGGTGCCGATCCGCAGGTGACCAGCATCAACATCACGCTCTATCGGGTTTCGGCCAAGAGTGAGGTGGCCAAGGCCCTGCTCAAAGCCGTAAAAAATGGCAAGCAGGTAACGGTAGTAGTCGAGCTCAAGGCCCGCTTCGATGAGGAATCGAATATGTACTGGGCCGAGAAGCTGCAGAAGGCCGGAGCCAACGTTATTTTCGGCATCCCGGACCTGAAAGTCCACAGCAAGCTCCTGCTCGTGACGCGCACCGAGGAAGACCAGAACCGCCTGTACGCCTACTTCAGCACTGGCAACTTCAACGAAGTTACCAGCCGCATCTACGCCGACCACGGCCTGTTTACCGCCGACCCGCGCCTGACCCGCGAGGCGGCCGAGGTGTTCCGCTACTTCCACGACCGGCAATCTAAGTCGGGTTTCGAGCACCTGCTGGTGGCCCCCTTTGAGCTGCGCGAAAAGCTAAATGCGCTGATTGATAAGGAAATCAAGCTGGCCAAAGCCGGCAAGGACGCCTACATCATTCTGAAGCTCAACGCCCTGCAGGACGACCGGATGATTAAGAAGCTCTACGAAGCCAGCGAGGCCGGCGTCCGGATTGAGCTGCTCATTCGCGGCATCTCCTGTCTGGTGCCCCAGCTCGAAGGCCAAAGCACCAACATCCAGCAGCGCGGCATGGTGGATAGGTACCTGGAACACGCCCGTGTATACGTGTTTGGCAACAACGGCCAGGAAAAGGTGTACGTGGCCTCCTCCGACTGGATGGCCCGCAACCTGGACCGCCGGGTGGAAGTGGCCTTCCCGATTTACAACGAGGAGCTGCGGGCCGAGGTGCGCCACCTGCTGGATTTGCAGCGCCAGGACAACGTGAAGTCGCGCGACTTCCACAACAACTTCCTGGGCCAAGACGACCCCAAAGCGCCGCAAGTCCGGGCTCAGTTTGAAACCTACGAGTACCTGCGCAAGCTCAGCAAACGCCGTAAAGCGCCGGCCAAGTCGTAG
- a CDS encoding DUF6268 family outer membrane beta-barrel protein has translation MKTRYVLPVAPAFRRFLFSAGFSSLALTALGQVTPTTPVYPLPAPTNPDSVATGTSDPQQFATPSVVGMGPSKGLIFHYERVPRFNVSSDGQSVGLRDYNTDATKNARLVIKGYIPMLNHPHLKLILGVNYEREEFQFSNQPTGYELYDNIENKGLKTLGTQLAVIRPVNDVNWYIFRIKGELSGDYTSSELNVADYLRVSSEFLYGWKRSPTFSWGVGVQLGYTFGRFSPYPALLYNRTFNKRWGIEALFPARVTARYNASPRSLFFAGYSVDGLNYIVKLRTPLRHENTTLNSLELRETEVKFRARWEREIYDFLWFGVEGGYRYNYAFDAFDRTNDNRVKIIDSKLASAPYASLELFIVPPRKFLKRQ, from the coding sequence ATGAAGACTCGCTACGTCCTGCCAGTTGCTCCCGCCTTTCGTCGTTTCCTGTTCTCGGCCGGCTTCAGCAGCCTTGCTCTAACGGCCCTGGGCCAGGTCACCCCGACGACGCCCGTCTATCCGCTGCCCGCGCCCACCAATCCTGATTCGGTTGCTACAGGAACCTCCGACCCCCAGCAGTTTGCCACGCCTTCCGTAGTCGGCATGGGCCCTAGCAAGGGCCTGATTTTTCACTACGAGCGGGTACCGCGCTTCAACGTTTCCTCCGATGGCCAGAGCGTCGGGCTGCGCGACTACAACACGGACGCTACCAAAAATGCCCGCCTGGTCATCAAGGGCTACATTCCGATGCTCAATCACCCCCACCTGAAGCTGATTCTGGGGGTGAACTATGAGCGGGAAGAATTTCAGTTCAGCAACCAGCCCACCGGCTACGAGCTCTACGACAACATCGAGAACAAGGGCCTCAAAACCCTGGGCACGCAGCTAGCCGTCATCCGGCCGGTAAACGACGTGAACTGGTACATTTTCCGCATCAAAGGGGAGCTGAGCGGTGACTACACTTCATCTGAGCTCAACGTGGCGGATTACCTGCGGGTATCGTCGGAGTTTCTGTACGGCTGGAAACGCAGCCCGACTTTCTCCTGGGGCGTAGGCGTGCAGCTGGGCTATACCTTCGGGCGCTTTAGTCCGTATCCGGCCCTGTTGTACAACCGCACGTTCAACAAGCGTTGGGGCATTGAGGCCCTGTTTCCGGCCCGCGTCACGGCCCGCTACAATGCCTCACCCCGGTCGTTGTTCTTTGCCGGCTACTCCGTGGATGGCCTCAACTACATCGTGAAGCTGCGCACCCCACTCCGGCACGAAAATACCACGCTCAACTCCCTGGAGCTGCGCGAAACCGAGGTCAAGTTCCGGGCCCGCTGGGAGCGGGAAATCTACGACTTCCTGTGGTTTGGCGTGGAAGGAGGCTACCGCTACAACTACGCCTTCGATGCCTTCGACCGAACCAACGACAACCGCGTCAAAATCATCGACAGCAAGCTGGCCAGCGCGCCCTATGCCAGTTTGGAGCTGTTCATTGTGCCACCCCGCAAGTTCCTGAAGCGGCAGTAA